In Equus przewalskii isolate Varuska chromosome 6, EquPr2, whole genome shotgun sequence, one DNA window encodes the following:
- the TMPRSS4 gene encoding transmembrane protease serine 4 isoform X2 gives MDPGSDQPLNSFVKEMLDRSYFLCGQPLHFIPRRQVCDGQPDCASGEDEQHCVENFPHGPPATVRLSKDRSTLQVLDPATRNWASTCFDNFTEALAQTACGQMGYDSKPTFRAVEIGPDQELDVVKITGNSQELQVRNSSGPCLSGALVSLHCLACGESLKAPRVVGGETASVDSWPWQVSIQYNKQHICGGSILDPHWILTAAHCFRKHLDVSNWKVRAGSDKLGNFPSLPVAKIFVTELNITYPKENDIALVKLQFPLTFSGTVRPICLPFSDEKLAPATPLWVIGWGFTEQDGGKMSDTLLQASVQVIDSARCNAEDAYQGEVTEEMLCAGIMEGGVDTCQGDSGGPLMYQSGQWQVVGIVSWGHGCGGPGTPGVYTKVTAFLNWIYNVRKAEP, from the exons GATCCTGGCAGTGATCAACCCCTGAACAGCTTTG TCAAGGAGATGCTGGACAGATCCTACTTCCTCTGTGGGCAGCCCCTCCACTTCATCCCGAGGAGGCAGGTGTGTGACGGCCAACCCGACTGTGCCTCTGGGGAGGATGAGCAGCACTGCGTCGAGAACTTCCCCCACGGGCCTCCAGCGACAG TCCGCCTCTCCAAGGACCGATCCACCCTGCAGGTGCTGGACCCGGCCACAAGGAACTGGGCCTCCACCTGTTTTGACAACTTCACTGAAGCTCTGGCTCAGACAGCCTGCGGGCAGATGGGCTATGACAG CAAACCCACCTTCAGAGCTGTGGAGATTGGCCCAGACCAAGAGCTGGACGTTGTTAAAATCACCGGGAACAGCCAGGAGCTCCAGGTGCGAAACTCAAGTGG ACCGTGTCTGTCAGGCGCCCTGGTTTCCCTGCACTGCCTTG CCTGTGGGGAGAGCCTGAAGGCCCCTCGGGTGGTTGGCGGAGAGACGGCCTCTGTGGATTCTTGGCCTTGGCAGGTCAGCATCCAGTACAACAAACAACACATCTGTGGGGGGAGCATCCTGGACCCCCACTGGATCCTCACGGCAGCCCACTGCTTCAG GAAGCATCTCGACGTGTCCAACTGGAAAGTGAGGGCCGGCTCAGACAAACTGGGCAACTTCCCATCTCTGCCTGTGGCCAAGATCTTCGTCACCGAGCTCAACATCACATACCCCAAAGAGAATGACATTGCCCTCGTGAAGCTGCAGTTCCCACTCACATTCTCAG GCACAGTCAGGCCCATCTGCCTGCCCTTCTCTGATGAGAAGCTCGCTCCAGCCACCCCACTGTGGGTCATCGGGTGGGGCTTTACAGAGCAGGATGGAG GGAAGATGTCTGACACGCTGCTGCAGGCGTCAGTCCAGGTGATTGACAGCGCTCGATGCAACGCCGAGGATGCGTACCAGGGGGAAGTTACCGAGGAGATGCTGTGTGCAGGCATCATGGAGGGCGGTGTGGACACCTGCCAG GGTGACAGTGGTGGGCCCCTGATGTATCAGTCTGGCCAGTGGCAAGTGGTGGGCATCGTGAGCTGGGGCCACGGCTGTGGGGGCCCAGGTACCCCAGGAGTATACACCAAGGTCACAGCCTTTCTCAACTGGATCTACAACGTCCGAAAG GCTGAGCCATGA
- the TMPRSS4 gene encoding transmembrane protease serine 4 isoform X3 encodes MLDRSYFLCGQPLHFIPRRQVCDGQPDCASGEDEQHCVENFPHGPPATVRLSKDRSTLQVLDPATRNWASTCFDNFTEALAQTACGQMGYDSKPTFRAVEIGPDQELDVVKITGNSQELQVRNSSGPCLSGALVSLHCLACGESLKAPRVVGGETASVDSWPWQVSIQYNKQHICGGSILDPHWILTAAHCFRKHLDVSNWKVRAGSDKLGNFPSLPVAKIFVTELNITYPKENDIALVKLQFPLTFSGTVRPICLPFSDEKLAPATPLWVIGWGFTEQDGGKMSDTLLQASVQVIDSARCNAEDAYQGEVTEEMLCAGIMEGGVDTCQGDSGGPLMYQSGQWQVVGIVSWGHGCGGPGTPGVYTKVTAFLNWIYNVRKAEP; translated from the exons ATGCTGGACAGATCCTACTTCCTCTGTGGGCAGCCCCTCCACTTCATCCCGAGGAGGCAGGTGTGTGACGGCCAACCCGACTGTGCCTCTGGGGAGGATGAGCAGCACTGCGTCGAGAACTTCCCCCACGGGCCTCCAGCGACAG TCCGCCTCTCCAAGGACCGATCCACCCTGCAGGTGCTGGACCCGGCCACAAGGAACTGGGCCTCCACCTGTTTTGACAACTTCACTGAAGCTCTGGCTCAGACAGCCTGCGGGCAGATGGGCTATGACAG CAAACCCACCTTCAGAGCTGTGGAGATTGGCCCAGACCAAGAGCTGGACGTTGTTAAAATCACCGGGAACAGCCAGGAGCTCCAGGTGCGAAACTCAAGTGG ACCGTGTCTGTCAGGCGCCCTGGTTTCCCTGCACTGCCTTG CCTGTGGGGAGAGCCTGAAGGCCCCTCGGGTGGTTGGCGGAGAGACGGCCTCTGTGGATTCTTGGCCTTGGCAGGTCAGCATCCAGTACAACAAACAACACATCTGTGGGGGGAGCATCCTGGACCCCCACTGGATCCTCACGGCAGCCCACTGCTTCAG GAAGCATCTCGACGTGTCCAACTGGAAAGTGAGGGCCGGCTCAGACAAACTGGGCAACTTCCCATCTCTGCCTGTGGCCAAGATCTTCGTCACCGAGCTCAACATCACATACCCCAAAGAGAATGACATTGCCCTCGTGAAGCTGCAGTTCCCACTCACATTCTCAG GCACAGTCAGGCCCATCTGCCTGCCCTTCTCTGATGAGAAGCTCGCTCCAGCCACCCCACTGTGGGTCATCGGGTGGGGCTTTACAGAGCAGGATGGAG GGAAGATGTCTGACACGCTGCTGCAGGCGTCAGTCCAGGTGATTGACAGCGCTCGATGCAACGCCGAGGATGCGTACCAGGGGGAAGTTACCGAGGAGATGCTGTGTGCAGGCATCATGGAGGGCGGTGTGGACACCTGCCAG GGTGACAGTGGTGGGCCCCTGATGTATCAGTCTGGCCAGTGGCAAGTGGTGGGCATCGTGAGCTGGGGCCACGGCTGTGGGGGCCCAGGTACCCCAGGAGTATACACCAAGGTCACAGCCTTTCTCAACTGGATCTACAACGTCCGAAAG GCTGAGCCATGA
- the TMPRSS4 gene encoding transmembrane protease serine 4 isoform X1, translating to MDPGSDQPLNSFDVTPLRKPRTPLETFKKVGIPIIAALLSLAIIVTVAVLIKEMLDRSYFLCGQPLHFIPRRQVCDGQPDCASGEDEQHCVENFPHGPPATVRLSKDRSTLQVLDPATRNWASTCFDNFTEALAQTACGQMGYDSKPTFRAVEIGPDQELDVVKITGNSQELQVRNSSGPCLSGALVSLHCLACGESLKAPRVVGGETASVDSWPWQVSIQYNKQHICGGSILDPHWILTAAHCFRKHLDVSNWKVRAGSDKLGNFPSLPVAKIFVTELNITYPKENDIALVKLQFPLTFSGTVRPICLPFSDEKLAPATPLWVIGWGFTEQDGGKMSDTLLQASVQVIDSARCNAEDAYQGEVTEEMLCAGIMEGGVDTCQGDSGGPLMYQSGQWQVVGIVSWGHGCGGPGTPGVYTKVTAFLNWIYNVRKAEP from the exons GATCCTGGCAGTGATCAACCCCTGAACAGCTTTG ATGTCACCCCCCTGCGCAAACCCCGCACTCCCCTGGAGACCTTCAAAAAGGTGGGGATCCCCATCATCGCGGCACTGCTGAGCCTGGCGATCATCGTCACCGTGGCTGTCCTCA TCAAGGAGATGCTGGACAGATCCTACTTCCTCTGTGGGCAGCCCCTCCACTTCATCCCGAGGAGGCAGGTGTGTGACGGCCAACCCGACTGTGCCTCTGGGGAGGATGAGCAGCACTGCGTCGAGAACTTCCCCCACGGGCCTCCAGCGACAG TCCGCCTCTCCAAGGACCGATCCACCCTGCAGGTGCTGGACCCGGCCACAAGGAACTGGGCCTCCACCTGTTTTGACAACTTCACTGAAGCTCTGGCTCAGACAGCCTGCGGGCAGATGGGCTATGACAG CAAACCCACCTTCAGAGCTGTGGAGATTGGCCCAGACCAAGAGCTGGACGTTGTTAAAATCACCGGGAACAGCCAGGAGCTCCAGGTGCGAAACTCAAGTGG ACCGTGTCTGTCAGGCGCCCTGGTTTCCCTGCACTGCCTTG CCTGTGGGGAGAGCCTGAAGGCCCCTCGGGTGGTTGGCGGAGAGACGGCCTCTGTGGATTCTTGGCCTTGGCAGGTCAGCATCCAGTACAACAAACAACACATCTGTGGGGGGAGCATCCTGGACCCCCACTGGATCCTCACGGCAGCCCACTGCTTCAG GAAGCATCTCGACGTGTCCAACTGGAAAGTGAGGGCCGGCTCAGACAAACTGGGCAACTTCCCATCTCTGCCTGTGGCCAAGATCTTCGTCACCGAGCTCAACATCACATACCCCAAAGAGAATGACATTGCCCTCGTGAAGCTGCAGTTCCCACTCACATTCTCAG GCACAGTCAGGCCCATCTGCCTGCCCTTCTCTGATGAGAAGCTCGCTCCAGCCACCCCACTGTGGGTCATCGGGTGGGGCTTTACAGAGCAGGATGGAG GGAAGATGTCTGACACGCTGCTGCAGGCGTCAGTCCAGGTGATTGACAGCGCTCGATGCAACGCCGAGGATGCGTACCAGGGGGAAGTTACCGAGGAGATGCTGTGTGCAGGCATCATGGAGGGCGGTGTGGACACCTGCCAG GGTGACAGTGGTGGGCCCCTGATGTATCAGTCTGGCCAGTGGCAAGTGGTGGGCATCGTGAGCTGGGGCCACGGCTGTGGGGGCCCAGGTACCCCAGGAGTATACACCAAGGTCACAGCCTTTCTCAACTGGATCTACAACGTCCGAAAG GCTGAGCCATGA